The genome window AAAGCAGTGAACAGCCTGCTTGGCGGCATCGGCGGCGAGGCTGCAGGCATCAGCGGCAACACCCACGTCTGGGTCAATCGCCACGTGATGATCGCCTTCACCACCCTGATGTGGATGGCCGAGTGCCTTGGCTACGATACCGCTCCCATGGAAGGCTTTCTCGAAGACAAGGTCAAACAGCTCCTGGGCATCCCCAACGAGGTGCGGGTGGTCGCCTTGCTGGCCATCGGCCATCGCAAAGGCAACGACAAGCTCTACGGCGGCCGTTTCCCGCGCCCCAGCCTGCTCTTCGCCGATCGCTGGGGCAACGGCCTAGATCTTTAGACAAACGACCCCGCCCCTTCCTGGGATTTTGCCAAGTACTGGGCGCCGGGGTTGTTCGAAGCGCTCCTGGCGAATTACCCTGAGGACGGTCCGTCGCAGGTGTTGCTCCGGCGCTGTCTCGAATTCTGTGCCGAATCCCCGGCCCGGGACTGGGACGGCGTGTACGTGATGAAAACAAAATGAAGCGCGCCACCATCCTTGCTGCTGTCCTGCTCCTCGCCCTGTCACCGGTCCGGGCGCAGCAGCCCGCGGGCGCTGCCGACGCCGGCAAGTCCAGCCGACCGGACGTCCTGAAGGACGAGCAGTTCTCCGACGCCGTCGCCAACGCCTTGTTGTCGCGCATTGCCGACGGGTTCACCCGCCGCAACCCCAGGCTGCTGCTGTCGGCCTTCGATGCCCGGCGATTCGACGGCTACGCCCTGTTTGCCGACCGCATGCGCGCGCGCCTGGAGCAGCACGATTCCTTCCGCGCCTACTTCCGCATCCTGGACACGACACCGCAGGACGCCCGCGCCATGGTGAACGTGGAGTTGCAGGTCGAACAGAGCTACAGCCCCGCCGGCCGCCCTCCGGTCCGCAGCAGCGGACAGGCTCGTTTCACCTTCGAGCGCGGCGCCGCCGGTTGGAAGATCGTGGACGTGGCCCCGCGCGGCCTGCTCACCGGCGGGCGCGGGCCCGCCTAGACTCACTATGAAGCGAGACTATCCCGATCGTCCCATCGTCGGTGTCGGGGCGGTGATCATCGGCGGCGGCCGCGCCCTGGTGGTGCGCCGCGCCACCGAACCGCTCAAGGGCGAGTGGTCCATCCCCGGTGGCGTGCTCGAACTGGGCGAGACCCTGCGCGCCGGAGCCGCCCGCGAAGCCTTGGAAGAGACAGGCCTGACCGTGGAGGTCGGCGAGGTGCTTGAGGTCTTCGATCGCATCATCCCCGACGCTCACGGCCGCACCCGCTACCACT of Terriglobales bacterium contains these proteins:
- a CDS encoding NUDIX hydrolase: MKRDYPDRPIVGVGAVIIGGGRALVVRRATEPLKGEWSIPGGVLELGETLRAGAAREALEETGLTVEVGEVLEVFDRIIPDAHGRTRYHYVLVDFLCRKLAGEARPGSDVSEVRWISAAELETFAIADSAANVIRKGFQRNQP